One Streptomyces sp. V4I8 genomic window carries:
- the sepF gene encoding cell division protein SepF, with protein sequence MNSHDVTDEQWEGLAQVVPLRGRDAWPSAVDHRVSPEAVTEPRRRFVVLRVNVFADARDVAETLMAGIPVLLDLTGAETEVAKRVLDFSTGVVFGLASGMHRVDRNVFLLTPPGTEVSGLMEGAGVPGT encoded by the coding sequence GTGAACAGCCACGACGTCACCGATGAACAGTGGGAGGGGCTCGCCCAGGTCGTGCCGTTGCGCGGCCGTGACGCCTGGCCGTCCGCGGTGGACCACCGAGTGTCCCCGGAGGCGGTGACGGAGCCGCGCCGCCGGTTCGTCGTCCTGCGGGTCAACGTCTTCGCGGACGCCCGCGATGTCGCCGAGACACTGATGGCCGGGATTCCGGTGCTGCTGGATCTGACAGGGGCGGAGACCGAGGTCGCCAAGCGCGTGCTGGACTTCAGCACGGGTGTCGTCTTCGGGCTGGCGAGCGGGATGCATCGGGTGGACCGGAACGTGTTTCTGCTGACGCCGCCCGGGACCGAGGTGAGCGGGTTGATGGAGGGCGCGGGGGTGCCGGGTACCTGA
- a CDS encoding ATP-binding protein — protein MAVSSSVSGVVSVPSQGRRVGASPPVRPAGGEACPGRPQVTELRLSAFAGHRRVALPVGALTFFAGPSGCGKTTALRAYEALARLGGGAVVGEVFPDPVACVPERARPDAQRRRGFRIGCIADGPEGPVRLDVAVQAEPDLRIVGERLSAGGLVLLETALRDPGRPYVQAAWHTAGQSPVTRAPLPDDRLGTALLPLRVAGKTDGQRRVLAAAEQMVVALRSVFACDPRPERMRGPVPIGSGRLLGSCDNLAEVLWRTRAECGRRHAQLVAAVRAGCAGEVADVVAEVVGDGTVRGVLDRGDGVRTELGRLGEGELRYLALSLVLLTGPGVLEVDPAGEVPAAMQTLSVLVDGFDRGLDPGQRGELVGLAARMCERGHIRVVGALSDVAGVTGAMEAAGAAGAAGVAGTAEAAGVAEGGRLTVVHLEP, from the coding sequence ATGGCCGTGTCGTCGTCTGTCTCCGGTGTCGTGTCCGTGCCGTCACAGGGGCGCCGTGTGGGTGCGTCCCCTCCGGTGCGCCCGGCGGGCGGCGAGGCGTGTCCCGGGCGGCCTCAGGTCACCGAGCTGCGGCTGTCCGCGTTCGCCGGGCATCGGCGGGTCGCGCTGCCGGTCGGGGCGCTCACGTTCTTCGCCGGGCCGAGCGGGTGCGGGAAGACGACCGCGTTACGGGCGTACGAGGCGCTGGCCCGGCTCGGTGGGGGCGCCGTGGTCGGGGAGGTGTTCCCCGACCCGGTCGCGTGCGTTCCGGAACGGGCCCGGCCCGATGCGCAGCGGCGACGCGGCTTCCGTATCGGGTGCATCGCCGACGGTCCCGAGGGGCCCGTGCGGCTCGATGTCGCCGTGCAGGCCGAACCCGACCTGCGGATCGTGGGGGAGCGGCTGAGCGCGGGCGGGCTCGTCCTGCTGGAGACGGCCCTGCGTGATCCGGGCCGGCCCTACGTGCAGGCCGCCTGGCATACGGCCGGCCAGTCGCCGGTGACGCGGGCGCCGCTGCCCGACGACCGGCTCGGAACGGCGCTGTTGCCGCTGCGGGTGGCCGGGAAGACGGACGGGCAGCGGCGGGTGCTCGCCGCCGCGGAGCAGATGGTCGTGGCGTTGCGGTCGGTCTTCGCCTGTGATCCTCGGCCCGAGCGGATGCGGGGGCCCGTGCCGATCGGGTCCGGGCGGTTGCTCGGGAGCTGCGACAACCTTGCCGAGGTGCTGTGGCGCACCCGTGCCGAGTGCGGGCGGCGGCATGCGCAGCTCGTGGCGGCGGTGCGGGCGGGGTGTGCGGGGGAGGTGGCGGATGTGGTCGCCGAGGTGGTGGGGGACGGGACGGTGCGGGGGGTGCTCGACCGGGGGGACGGGGTTCGCACGGAGCTCGGGCGGCTGGGGGAGGGGGAGCTGCGGTATCTCGCGCTGTCGTTGGTGCTGTTGACGGGGCCCGGGGTGCTGGAGGTCGATCCGGCGGGGGAGGTGCCCGCGGCCATGCAGACGTTGAGTGTGCTGGTGGATGGGTTTGACCGGGGGCTGGATCCGGGGCAGCGGGGGGAGTTGGTGGGGCTGGCGGCGCGGATGTGTGAGCGAGGGCATATTCGGGTGGTGGGGGCCTTGAGTGACGTGGCGGGGGTTACGGGGGCGATGGAGGCGGCGGGGGCGGCCGGGGCGGCCGGGGTGGCCGGGACAGCCGAGGCGGCGGGGGTCGCGGAGGGGGGTCGCCTGACGGTGGTACACCTGGAGCCGTGA
- a CDS encoding nucleotide pyrophosphohydrolase: protein MTEPLDVAKLQRRLAEFAAARDWQPYHTPKNLVAALSVEASELVEIFQWMTPEESARVMDDAESAGRVTDEVADVLAYLLQLCEVLGIDPLAALDAKIDRNERRFPAP from the coding sequence GTGACCGAACCTCTTGATGTGGCCAAGCTGCAGCGCAGGCTGGCCGAGTTCGCTGCCGCGCGCGACTGGCAGCCGTATCACACACCGAAGAACCTCGTCGCGGCGCTCAGTGTCGAGGCGTCCGAACTGGTGGAGATCTTCCAGTGGATGACGCCGGAGGAGTCGGCGCGGGTGATGGACGACGCCGAGAGCGCGGGGCGGGTGACCGATGAGGTCGCTGACGTGCTGGCGTATCTGTTGCAGCTGTGCGAGGTGCTCGGGATCGATCCGTTGGCGGCGTTGGACGCGAAGATCGATCGGAACGAGCGGAGGTTTCCGGCGCCGTAG
- a CDS encoding DUF6099 family protein translates to MDAVRLIVTSRRALAGSKGVTEMMTEVWQAQALAQAIGSRLAVFGPPELRGEALGLTELAGRGCGVLDTPDLAEGGLRAAQLTELGDARQALMHLGSLLGEIGIALVGMASGADDEATYWQCMEAIDAADESRDRVLEMLRRLADRDEVVPEAG, encoded by the coding sequence ATGGACGCGGTGCGGCTGATCGTGACGAGCAGGCGGGCGCTGGCGGGGAGCAAGGGCGTAACGGAGATGATGACCGAGGTATGGCAGGCGCAGGCCCTCGCTCAGGCGATCGGCAGCCGGCTTGCGGTCTTCGGCCCACCTGAACTGCGGGGCGAGGCGCTCGGGTTGACGGAGTTGGCCGGGCGTGGGTGCGGGGTCCTGGATACGCCGGATCTGGCGGAGGGGGGCTTACGTGCGGCCCAGCTCACGGAGTTGGGTGACGCGCGGCAGGCGCTGATGCATCTGGGGAGCCTGCTGGGGGAGATCGGGATCGCTCTCGTCGGGATGGCCAGCGGGGCGGATGACGAGGCTACGTACTGGCAGTGCATGGAAGCGATCGACGCGGCGGACGAGTCTCGGGATCGGGTGCTGGAGATGCTGCGGAGACTTGCGGATCGGGATGAGGTGGTGCCGGAGGCGGGGTAG
- a CDS encoding LLM class F420-dependent oxidoreductase: MDLRIFTEPQQGATYDTLLTVAKAAEDLGFDAFFRSDHYVKMGGGDGLPGPTDAWITLAGLARETKRIRLGTLMTAGTFRLPGVLAIQVAQVDQMSGGRVELGLGAGWFEEEHKAYGIPFPKEKFGRLEEQLAIVTGLWATEVGATFDFKGEHYTLSESPALPKPAQDKIPVLIGGHGATRTPRLAGKYADEFNMPFASVEDSERQFGRVRAAAEEAGRKGDDLVYSNALVVCVGKDDQEVARRAAAIGREVDELKLNGLAGSPDEVVEKIGRYQEVGAQRVYLQVLDLADLDHLELISSQVQSQLS; this comes from the coding sequence ATGGATCTTCGCATCTTCACCGAGCCCCAGCAGGGGGCCACCTACGACACCCTTCTCACCGTGGCGAAGGCCGCGGAGGACCTCGGCTTCGATGCCTTCTTCCGGTCCGACCACTATGTGAAGATGGGCGGTGGGGACGGACTTCCCGGGCCCACCGACGCCTGGATCACACTTGCCGGTCTCGCACGGGAGACCAAGCGGATTCGACTCGGCACCCTGATGACCGCCGGCACGTTCCGGCTGCCCGGTGTGCTCGCCATCCAGGTCGCCCAGGTCGACCAGATGTCCGGCGGGCGCGTCGAACTCGGCCTGGGCGCGGGCTGGTTCGAGGAGGAGCACAAGGCGTACGGCATCCCGTTCCCGAAGGAGAAGTTCGGGCGGCTGGAGGAGCAGCTCGCCATCGTCACGGGGCTGTGGGCGACCGAGGTCGGGGCGACCTTCGACTTCAAGGGCGAGCACTACACGCTGAGCGAGTCGCCTGCCCTGCCCAAGCCCGCCCAGGACAAGATCCCGGTGCTCATCGGCGGCCACGGCGCCACCCGTACCCCGCGGCTGGCAGGCAAGTACGCCGACGAGTTCAACATGCCGTTCGCCTCGGTCGAGGACAGTGAGCGACAGTTCGGGCGGGTGCGGGCTGCCGCCGAGGAGGCCGGCCGCAAGGGTGACGACCTCGTCTACTCGAACGCCCTCGTCGTGTGCGTGGGCAAGGACGATCAGGAGGTCGCCCGGCGCGCCGCCGCCATCGGGCGTGAGGTCGACGAGCTGAAGCTCAACGGGCTGGCCGGCTCCCCGGACGAGGTCGTGGAGAAGATCGGCCGGTACCAGGAGGTCGGGGCGCAGCGGGTCTATCTCCAGGTCCTCGATCTGGCTGACCTGGACCACCTGGAGTTGATCTCCTCGCAGGTTCAGTCGCAGCTGTCGTAG